Proteins encoded together in one Chryseobacterium sp. G0201 window:
- a CDS encoding GNAT family N-acetyltransferase produces MKINFLQWDSDFFKKKIGDITINQEEKNINLTEDYDLIVVKQLSDFDIDLNGFDLSFKETKVNFIKQLGIHDQPESEIIKDSDDSEKDEDFFKELAYESGKKSRFLLDEKFGEVKFKELYDMWVINSLNKKFALKIFYIEDNGKAIGFVTLQKYDHLGKIGLIATHPDFQGKGFGKKLLQKAENFCIKNGITHLEIPTQKENIQACSFYKKQGYEIKDEIIIKHYWKK; encoded by the coding sequence ATGAAAATTAATTTTTTGCAATGGGATAGCGATTTCTTCAAGAAGAAAATTGGTGATATTACGATTAATCAAGAAGAAAAAAATATAAACCTTACAGAAGACTACGATCTTATTGTTGTAAAACAATTATCCGATTTTGATATTGATCTTAATGGATTTGATCTCTCCTTTAAAGAAACAAAGGTTAATTTTATAAAACAACTTGGCATTCATGATCAGCCAGAATCAGAAATCATTAAAGATTCAGACGACAGCGAAAAAGATGAAGATTTTTTCAAAGAATTGGCATACGAAAGTGGAAAAAAAAGTCGATTTTTATTAGATGAAAAATTTGGAGAAGTAAAGTTCAAGGAACTTTACGACATGTGGGTAATCAACAGCCTTAATAAAAAATTTGCCTTGAAAATATTTTACATTGAAGATAACGGAAAAGCTATTGGCTTTGTAACTCTTCAAAAATATGATCATCTTGGAAAGATTGGTTTAATTGCCACTCATCCCGATTTTCAAGGAAAAGGATTTGGAAAAAAACTGCTACAGAAAGCAGAGAATTTTTGCATAAAAAATGGAATTACCCATCTGGAAATTCCGACACAAAAAGAAAATATTCAGGCTTGCTCTTTTTATAAAAAGCAGGGCTACGAAATAAAAGATGAAATTATCATAAAACACTATTGGAAAAAATGA
- a CDS encoding glycosyltransferase family 2 protein, whose product MISIVSPVYRAEKILPILVSEIAKLAGKIGQDYEIILVDDRSPDNSWEVMKNLSEENKNLKIYRLSRNFGQHATIIAGLSKAKGEWIVVMDCDMQDQPKEIEKLYQKALEGFDVVLARRELRIDSFFKRLSSRLFYKVFNYLAGIQINNEIANFGIYHKKVIQSILTINDNIKFFPLFVNWVGFKTTAVSVEHSSREEGESSYNLSRLFSLAFNVILSFSDKPLKIFVGFGGVISLLAVLVGGYFMISFFQGKITEPGFSSLILSIWFLSGVIISCIGIVGIYLGKTFNQTKNRPVFIIDEAYEN is encoded by the coding sequence ATGATTAGTATTGTAAGTCCTGTTTATCGTGCTGAAAAAATACTTCCTATTTTGGTCTCTGAAATCGCCAAATTAGCTGGTAAAATTGGGCAGGATTACGAGATCATTCTTGTTGACGACAGAAGTCCCGATAATTCTTGGGAAGTTATGAAAAACCTTTCTGAAGAAAATAAAAATTTAAAGATTTACAGGCTTAGCCGAAACTTTGGTCAGCATGCAACCATTATTGCTGGACTTTCAAAAGCTAAAGGAGAATGGATTGTCGTAATGGATTGCGACATGCAGGATCAACCTAAAGAAATTGAAAAATTATACCAAAAAGCACTCGAAGGTTTTGATGTAGTTTTGGCAAGAAGAGAGCTCAGAATTGATTCTTTTTTCAAAAGATTAAGCTCTAGATTATTTTACAAAGTATTTAATTATCTCGCAGGTATTCAGATAAATAACGAGATCGCTAATTTCGGTATTTATCATAAAAAAGTGATTCAGTCTATTTTGACAATCAACGATAATATCAAATTTTTTCCTTTATTTGTAAATTGGGTAGGATTTAAAACTACTGCCGTTTCCGTGGAACATAGTTCTCGGGAAGAAGGAGAATCTTCATATAATCTCTCAAGACTTTTCTCACTGGCATTTAATGTGATCCTTTCTTTTTCAGATAAACCTTTAAAGATTTTTGTAGGCTTTGGAGGGGTTATTTCATTATTGGCAGTGCTTGTCGGCGGATATTTTATGATAAGTTTTTTTCAGGGGAAAATTACAGAGCCTGGTTTTAGTTCACTGATTCTTTCTATATGGTTTTTATCAGGAGTGATTATCAGTTGTATTGGCATTGTTGGTATTTATCTTGGAAAAACATTTAACCAAACCAAAAACAGACCTGTTTTTATAATCGATGAAGCTTATGAAAATTAA
- a CDS encoding glycosyltransferase family 2 protein codes for MPKIYFIIVTYNAMKWAERCFTSLRQSSVPVNCIVIDNGSTDGTQEYVKNNFPEVDFIQSQENLGFGKANNIGIEKAYKLGADFFYLMNQDAWLYSDSLEKLLEVYNNYTNKEEIGIISPMHIDGTEKKLDIFLDKYISFNSDKTRLISDLYFQTLKSYYELDFINAAHWFLPKETIRIVGGFNPFFFHYGEDNEYVNRLKYHKKKMILVPASKVVHDGKQFLDKVDYNKYKDLSIETKILNPNLTNSLQQEKKALLQSILKNSLTGNIDKAKKLYESYKNINKNTTELLKIKEKIINERSCFLNIS; via the coding sequence ATGCCCAAGATTTATTTTATAATTGTTACTTACAACGCCATGAAATGGGCGGAAAGATGTTTTACAAGCTTAAGACAATCTTCGGTTCCTGTCAATTGTATTGTCATCGATAATGGTTCCACAGATGGTACGCAAGAATATGTAAAAAATAACTTTCCCGAAGTAGATTTTATCCAGTCACAAGAAAATTTAGGCTTCGGAAAAGCCAATAACATTGGGATAGAAAAAGCATATAAACTGGGAGCAGATTTCTTTTACCTGATGAATCAGGATGCCTGGCTTTATTCCGATAGTCTTGAAAAACTGTTGGAGGTCTATAATAATTATACAAATAAGGAAGAAATTGGGATCATAAGTCCGATGCATATTGACGGAACAGAAAAAAAACTCGATATCTTCTTAGATAAATACATTTCTTTTAATTCTGATAAAACCAGGCTGATTTCCGATTTGTATTTTCAAACACTAAAATCATATTACGAACTGGATTTTATAAATGCTGCCCATTGGTTTTTACCTAAAGAAACGATACGCATAGTTGGTGGTTTCAACCCATTTTTCTTTCATTATGGTGAAGATAATGAGTATGTAAACAGACTTAAATATCATAAAAAGAAAATGATTCTTGTACCAGCCAGTAAAGTTGTACACGATGGCAAACAGTTTTTGGATAAAGTAGATTATAATAAATACAAGGATTTAAGCATCGAAACAAAAATCCTGAATCCTAATCTCACAAACTCTTTACAGCAAGAAAAGAAAGCTCTGCTACAAAGTATTCTCAAAAACTCACTTACCGGAAATATAGATAAAGCTAAAAAACTATACGAAAGTTATAAAAACATCAATAAAAACACTACTGAGCTTTTAAAAATTAAAGAAAAAATAATAAATGAAAGAAGTTGTTTCCTTAATATCTCATAA
- a CDS encoding NAD-dependent epimerase/dehydratase family protein, which produces MIIGNGLIANSLKNIDSEDIVFFASGVSNSLETRKSEFEREFTLLKNTLESNRDSKLIYFSTLSINDQSKQNSHYVLHKKEIENYIQKYSKNYLILRVGNIVGKGGNPNTLFNYLKAQISNNNKFVLHTKARRLLIDIDDIALFLDMNCAQLKNKTINFAYPYYYDLTEIINAIQIKMDKKANYDEVNEGDFYKVTFDENINNFFSKKTSEDYIISLTEKYI; this is translated from the coding sequence ATGATTATAGGAAACGGACTTATCGCAAACTCATTAAAAAACATAGATTCAGAGGATATAGTATTCTTTGCTTCCGGTGTTTCAAACTCCCTCGAAACACGAAAATCTGAGTTTGAAAGAGAATTTACGCTCTTAAAAAATACGTTAGAAAGTAATCGCGACAGCAAGCTTATTTATTTCTCTACATTAAGCATTAATGACCAATCAAAACAAAACAGCCATTACGTACTTCACAAAAAGGAAATTGAAAATTACATACAAAAATACTCTAAAAATTATCTCATCTTAAGAGTGGGAAATATTGTTGGAAAAGGAGGAAACCCAAATACTCTTTTTAATTATCTGAAAGCACAGATCTCGAACAATAATAAATTTGTACTGCACACCAAAGCCCGAAGATTATTAATAGATATTGATGATATTGCGCTCTTTTTAGATATGAATTGCGCTCAGCTAAAGAATAAAACAATTAATTTTGCTTATCCCTATTATTATGATCTTACTGAAATCATTAATGCGATCCAGATAAAAATGGATAAAAAAGCAAACTATGATGAAGTGAACGAAGGAGATTTTTATAAGGTAACTTTTGACGAAAATATTAATAACTTTTTCTCAAAAAAAACCTCCGAAGATTATATAATTAGCCTGACAGAAAAATATATCTAA
- a CDS encoding glycosyltransferase: MLSIIISSYQQPYYDQLVKNISETIGDGIVYEIIQMWNPNIMSITKAYNLGAEKSQYDNLLFIHEDLIFHTQAWGEKLITHLNKENVGIIGLAGSSYVPAAPASWTVAEKYNFINILQGSKENNQSVHLKTTQQNMSEVFAVDGVFMAIKKKNYLDIKFNENLLGFHGYDLDFSLRCSKKFQNYIIDDILIEHFSKGNLTKEWFDTNIKIKQNLNFNFNKKNDSETEKNNFLGFLYKYFEYYLINKENILFTLKFYPLNRINFKDHIIIAKKYYSYIKYASEINKKLKSTK, encoded by the coding sequence ATGCTCTCCATTATAATTTCATCATATCAGCAACCCTATTATGATCAGCTCGTTAAAAATATTAGCGAGACGATTGGTGATGGTATCGTGTATGAAATTATACAAATGTGGAACCCAAATATAATGAGCATCACAAAAGCTTACAATCTGGGAGCAGAGAAATCACAGTATGATAATCTTCTGTTTATTCATGAAGATCTGATTTTTCACACGCAAGCCTGGGGTGAAAAATTGATTACTCATCTCAATAAAGAAAATGTTGGAATTATAGGATTAGCTGGCTCTTCATACGTTCCTGCAGCACCTGCAAGCTGGACAGTTGCAGAAAAGTATAATTTTATAAATATTTTACAAGGCAGCAAAGAAAACAACCAATCTGTTCATCTAAAAACTACACAACAAAATATGAGTGAAGTATTTGCAGTTGACGGTGTTTTTATGGCTATCAAAAAAAAGAATTATTTAGACATTAAATTCAATGAAAATTTACTCGGTTTTCATGGATATGATTTAGATTTTAGTTTAAGATGTTCCAAAAAATTCCAAAATTATATTATTGATGATATTCTGATCGAGCATTTTTCAAAAGGAAATCTAACTAAAGAATGGTTCGATACGAACATAAAAATTAAGCAAAACTTAAATTTTAATTTTAATAAAAAAAATGATTCCGAAACCGAAAAAAACAACTTTTTAGGTTTTCTGTACAAATATTTTGAATATTATCTTATTAATAAAGAAAATATACTTTTCACATTAAAATTTTATCCGTTAAATAGAATTAATTTTAAAGATCATATTATAATCGCAAAGAAATATTATAGCTATATAAAATATGCTTCAGAGATCAATAAAAAGCTAAAATCTACAAAATAA
- a CDS encoding glycosyltransferase family 2 protein, giving the protein MNPRISIIVPCYNQAEYLDECLQTVLEQTYQGWECIIVNDGSPDNTEEVTKKWTERDSRFKYLYKTNGGLSSARNAGIEIANGEWILPLDCDDRIGDQYLELAEEKFNDDYTVIYCKANFFGTTEESWKLAPYNYDHLLLENLIFCSAFFKKEDWKMTKGYDSNLIYGKEDWDFWLSILDEKKTVLCLDYLGFFYRRKDESMDVEINQDKAKKDFSLNYIYKKHLEKYLPKDMNAIDNFIQQKNIRRSLNFYNQIVNKNTINKFLFKLINKTP; this is encoded by the coding sequence ATGAATCCAAGAATTTCCATAATCGTTCCATGCTACAATCAGGCAGAATATCTTGATGAATGCCTGCAGACAGTTCTTGAACAGACGTATCAGGGCTGGGAATGTATTATTGTGAATGACGGTTCTCCTGATAACACAGAAGAAGTTACAAAAAAATGGACCGAAAGAGACAGTCGTTTCAAATATCTCTATAAAACAAACGGAGGGCTTTCGTCCGCTAGAAATGCTGGAATAGAAATTGCTAACGGAGAATGGATCCTACCTCTGGATTGCGATGACCGAATTGGGGACCAATATCTTGAACTGGCCGAAGAAAAATTTAACGATGACTACACTGTTATTTATTGCAAAGCAAATTTTTTTGGTACAACAGAAGAATCTTGGAAATTAGCTCCTTATAATTATGACCATTTATTATTAGAAAACCTTATTTTCTGTTCGGCTTTTTTTAAAAAAGAAGATTGGAAAATGACGAAAGGTTATGATTCAAATTTAATCTACGGAAAAGAAGATTGGGACTTTTGGCTGTCTATTTTAGACGAAAAAAAGACGGTTCTATGTTTAGATTACTTAGGTTTTTTCTATAGAAGAAAAGATGAGTCTATGGATGTTGAAATCAATCAAGATAAAGCTAAAAAAGACTTTTCATTAAATTATATATATAAAAAACACTTAGAAAAGTATCTTCCGAAAGATATGAATGCTATTGACAATTTTATACAGCAAAAAAACATCAGAAGAAGCCTAAACTTTTATAATCAGATCGTTAATAAAAATACAATTAATAAATTTTTGTTTAAATTAATTAATAAAACGCCTTAA
- a CDS encoding glycosyltransferase family 2 protein, which produces MEKKDLVSIVVCSYNQGKYIKECLDSVKAQTYPNIQLIVADDASPDNSVQVFENWLSENNYPAITNFHQKNTGLATVLNECIELIEGKYVKIIAADDFLHPDSIQECVEKLESLGEDYGMVFSDTYAIDDNSNILPDIADYDKLGSVPPETFKKDLLIGNRIAALTVLMKKEALIKTGKYKSDLLIEDYYRWLKINALYSTAYVPRKLAYYRLHDSNISSARKERIDEECLYLQMIFDKNGDIKGIINYKIGKLYESNKLSDFLLTQFKEYPYKRRKLKLAVQYKIPAPLYKFLSKII; this is translated from the coding sequence TTGGAAAAAAAAGATTTAGTAAGTATCGTAGTTTGCAGTTACAATCAAGGAAAATATATCAAAGAATGTCTTGATAGTGTTAAAGCACAGACCTATCCGAACATTCAACTAATTGTTGCTGATGATGCTTCACCCGATAATTCTGTTCAGGTTTTTGAAAACTGGCTTTCAGAAAATAATTATCCTGCGATTACTAATTTTCATCAAAAAAATACTGGCCTTGCCACTGTTCTTAATGAATGTATCGAGCTTATAGAAGGAAAATATGTGAAAATTATTGCGGCAGACGACTTTCTTCACCCCGACTCTATACAGGAATGTGTAGAAAAACTTGAAAGCTTAGGTGAAGACTATGGAATGGTGTTTAGTGATACTTATGCTATTGACGACAACTCAAATATTTTACCAGATATAGCCGATTATGATAAATTAGGAAGTGTGCCACCTGAGACTTTTAAGAAAGATCTTCTTATTGGAAACAGAATTGCAGCACTAACCGTTTTAATGAAAAAAGAAGCGTTAATAAAAACCGGAAAATATAAATCTGATCTTTTAATTGAAGATTATTATCGATGGTTAAAAATCAATGCTTTATACTCTACCGCATATGTTCCGCGAAAACTTGCCTATTACAGACTGCATGATTCTAATATTTCTTCTGCAAGAAAAGAAAGAATAGATGAAGAATGTTTATATCTTCAAATGATTTTTGATAAAAATGGTGACATCAAAGGAATCATCAATTATAAAATAGGTAAGCTATATGAAAGCAATAAGTTATCAGATTTTTTATTGACCCAATTCAAGGAATATCCTTACAAAAGAAGAAAGCTAAAATTAGCTGTACAATATAAAATACCGGCTCCTTTGTATAAATTTTTAAGTAAAATCATTTAA
- a CDS encoding DegT/DnrJ/EryC1/StrS family aminotransferase, giving the protein MIKFLDLQKINLTHQQEIEDALLQAFRSGWYLLGDKVKTFEQELSKYCNVPHAIGVANGLDALRLIFRAYIELGIMKEGDEILVPANTYIASILAITDNKLVPVLVEPDINTYNIDISKIEEKVTAKTKAILLVHLYGSIVFSEEIERIAEKYNLKIIEDNAQTIGAVWNNKKSGSLGDAAGFSFYPGKNLGALGDAGAVTCKDDRLATCIRALANYGSQKKYVNQYQGYNSRLDEIQAAVLSVKLKYLDTENKRRKEIAERYLTEIVNPKIVLPHHKTEENSHVYHVFVIRTENRDQLQKHLEEKGIQTLIHYPIPPHHQEAYSYLKDLQLPITEQIHTEVLSLPISPVMTDDEVSTVIQTLNKY; this is encoded by the coding sequence ATGATTAAATTCCTCGACCTACAAAAAATAAATCTTACCCATCAACAGGAAATTGAAGATGCATTATTACAAGCCTTCCGTTCCGGATGGTATTTGCTGGGGGATAAGGTAAAAACTTTCGAACAAGAACTTTCAAAATACTGCAATGTTCCTCATGCTATTGGTGTAGCCAATGGTCTTGATGCTTTGAGATTAATTTTCAGAGCATACATAGAGTTGGGTATCATGAAAGAAGGAGATGAGATTTTGGTTCCGGCCAATACTTACATTGCATCAATTCTTGCTATTACAGATAACAAATTAGTACCTGTTTTAGTAGAACCAGACATCAATACATACAATATTGACATCTCTAAAATTGAAGAAAAAGTAACTGCTAAAACCAAAGCCATACTTCTTGTTCATTTATATGGAAGCATTGTATTCTCAGAAGAAATAGAACGTATTGCTGAAAAATATAATTTAAAAATAATTGAAGACAACGCCCAAACAATAGGTGCTGTCTGGAACAATAAAAAATCAGGAAGTCTGGGAGATGCTGCTGGATTTAGTTTTTATCCCGGGAAAAATTTGGGAGCTCTAGGAGATGCCGGAGCTGTTACATGTAAAGATGATAGACTGGCAACATGTATCAGAGCACTAGCAAATTATGGTTCGCAGAAAAAATATGTGAATCAATATCAAGGCTACAATTCTCGTCTGGATGAGATCCAGGCTGCTGTGTTATCTGTAAAATTGAAATATTTAGATACAGAAAATAAAAGACGAAAAGAAATTGCAGAAAGATATCTAACAGAAATAGTAAATCCTAAGATTGTTCTTCCTCATCACAAAACAGAAGAAAACAGCCATGTATATCATGTTTTTGTCATCAGAACAGAAAATAGAGATCAGCTGCAGAAACATCTAGAAGAAAAAGGAATTCAGACATTGATCCACTATCCCATTCCACCCCATCATCAGGAAGCTTACTCTTATTTAAAAGACCTCCAGTTACCAATTACAGAACAAATTCATACCGAAGTTTTAAGCTTACCAATATCGCCTGTAATGACGGATGATGAAGTATCGACAGTTATACAAACTTTAAATAAATATTAG
- a CDS encoding acyltransferase, whose translation MIHSLADVQSQNVGEGTNVWQFCVILKDAQIGENCNINCQVLIENKVIIGNNVTIKPGVQIWDGITIQDDVFIGPNATFTNDLFPKSKNKDFKLEETLIKKGASIGANATILAGITIGENALIGAGSVVTKNVPANEIWVGNPAKFLKKNTND comes from the coding sequence ATGATTCACTCTTTAGCTGATGTGCAATCTCAAAATGTAGGTGAAGGTACCAACGTATGGCAGTTTTGTGTGATTCTAAAAGATGCACAGATAGGTGAGAACTGTAATATCAACTGTCAGGTACTTATCGAAAATAAAGTAATTATAGGAAATAATGTTACCATAAAACCGGGAGTACAAATATGGGACGGAATCACCATTCAGGATGATGTTTTTATTGGTCCCAATGCTACTTTTACGAATGATTTATTTCCAAAATCTAAAAATAAAGATTTTAAACTGGAAGAAACTTTAATTAAAAAAGGAGCTTCTATTGGCGCAAATGCAACAATATTAGCAGGAATTACTATTGGAGAAAATGCACTTATCGGCGCCGGGAGTGTAGTTACCAAAAACGTACCTGCCAACGAAATCTGGGTTGGAAATCCAGCAAAATTTTTAAAGAAAAACACGAATGATTAA
- a CDS encoding sugar 3,4-ketoisomerase — MPPHIINFSKIGSQDLGYITVAETQKDTPFDIKRVYWTYYTPQDVIRGGHAHKELQQVIFAVSGTIEFNTLDLQGNKDTFILDSPSKGLYIPKLIWRDIKFSHSAVLLCLASEIYDEADYFRDFEEFKNYKK; from the coding sequence ATGCCTCCTCATATCATAAATTTTTCTAAAATAGGCTCTCAAGATTTGGGATATATCACTGTTGCCGAAACGCAAAAAGACACTCCTTTTGATATAAAAAGAGTCTATTGGACCTATTATACTCCTCAAGATGTCATCAGAGGAGGTCATGCCCATAAAGAACTTCAACAGGTAATATTCGCAGTTTCAGGAACTATCGAGTTTAACACTCTTGATCTTCAGGGTAATAAAGATACTTTTATCCTAGACTCGCCTTCGAAAGGCTTGTATATTCCTAAACTGATCTGGAGAGATATTAAATTCAGCCATAGTGCGGTATTATTATGTTTAGCGTCCGAAATTTATGACGAGGCAGATTATTTCAGAGATTTTGAAGAATTTAAAAATTACAAGAAATGA
- a CDS encoding polysaccharide ABC transporter ATP-binding protein, with amino-acid sequence MLALKAENISKQYRLGQVGTGTLSHDLNRFWHKVRGKEDPYLKIGEANDRASKGESEYVWSLRDINFEIEQGDAVGIIGRNGAGKSTLLKLLSKVTKPTTGKIYTQGRIASLLEVGTGFHPEMTGRENVFLNGAILGMTRKEITRKFDEIVDFSGVERYIDTPVKRYSSGMYVRLAFAVAAHLESEILIVDEVLAVGDSEFQKKCLGKMGDVSKGEGRTVLFVSHNMAAVNELCNTAILLDKGSVLMQGNKDKCIIEYQKRSGHISGYDVLKDNFKIGNDKIIVKSYSMTPVNGNILNINSGATVEVHFTSRIQNSMLDLSFYLRNSHEITVMSNGFIVSENGEPGDYILSFEIPPNILNEDSYYFDMFWGIDRSEIAFKTESFGFEINGIKNQFGEIRKSPGVIYSNINSQIKKI; translated from the coding sequence ATGCTGGCTTTAAAAGCAGAAAATATATCAAAACAATATCGTCTGGGACAAGTGGGAACAGGTACTCTCTCTCATGACCTGAACAGATTTTGGCACAAAGTAAGAGGTAAAGAAGACCCGTATTTAAAAATAGGCGAAGCTAATGACAGAGCCTCAAAAGGTGAATCTGAATATGTTTGGTCCCTTCGTGACATTAATTTTGAAATCGAACAGGGAGATGCTGTAGGAATCATTGGAAGAAACGGTGCCGGAAAATCTACTTTATTAAAACTATTAAGCAAAGTAACAAAACCAACTACAGGAAAAATCTATACACAAGGCAGAATTGCCTCTTTATTAGAAGTTGGAACTGGGTTTCACCCTGAAATGACAGGAAGAGAAAATGTATTTTTAAATGGAGCAATCCTTGGTATGACCCGTAAAGAAATCACCAGAAAATTTGACGAAATTGTTGACTTTTCCGGTGTAGAAAGATACATCGATACTCCCGTAAAAAGATATTCGTCAGGGATGTATGTACGTTTAGCATTTGCCGTTGCCGCCCATTTGGAATCTGAAATTCTTATTGTAGATGAAGTTCTTGCGGTAGGAGATTCGGAATTTCAAAAAAAATGTCTTGGTAAAATGGGTGATGTAAGTAAAGGAGAAGGTAGAACAGTGCTTTTTGTGAGTCACAACATGGCCGCTGTCAATGAACTTTGCAATACAGCAATACTATTAGATAAAGGGTCTGTTTTAATGCAAGGCAATAAGGATAAATGCATCATAGAATATCAAAAAAGAAGTGGCCACATCTCCGGCTATGATGTTTTAAAAGATAATTTCAAGATTGGAAATGACAAGATTATTGTAAAATCATATTCAATGACTCCTGTAAATGGAAATATCCTAAATATTAACTCTGGAGCTACAGTAGAAGTTCATTTTACTAGTAGAATTCAAAATTCTATGCTAGACCTTTCTTTTTATTTAAGGAATTCTCATGAAATTACCGTAATGAGTAACGGATTCATTGTAAGTGAAAATGGAGAACCAGGAGACTATATTTTAAGTTTTGAGATACCACCTAATATACTAAATGAAGATTCTTATTATTTTGACATGTTTTGGGGTATTGACCGTTCTGAAATTGCATTTAAAACTGAATCATTCGGTTTTGAGATTAACGGAATAAAAAATCAATTTGGAGAAATTAGAAAATCACCAGGAGTGATTTACTCAAATATTAATTCTCAAATAAAAAAAATATAA
- a CDS encoding ABC transporter permease produces MNEPQQKWTETIEANHTLFDLKLKEVWRYKDLIYMFVKRDFISSFKQTILGPIWFFINPIFTTITYLIVFGKLANLPTDGAPPLLFYLAGVTLWNYFSGALIGTSNTFSGNAAIFGKVYFPRLVTPISIVISNLMRLGVQFLLFILVWAYYFSKGEIQPNIWILATPFLVVLMAIFALGVGMIFSSLTTKYKDLVMLLGFGISLYMYATPVIYPVSSLPGYFKKLAYYNPLTGIFECFKYGWLGVGDFSPVMLGISTIIIFALLAIGVVVFNKVEKTFMDTV; encoded by the coding sequence ATGAATGAACCACAACAAAAGTGGACAGAAACCATTGAAGCCAACCATACTTTGTTTGATCTAAAGCTCAAAGAAGTGTGGAGATATAAAGATCTTATTTACATGTTTGTAAAGAGAGACTTTATATCAAGTTTCAAACAAACTATTTTAGGGCCTATCTGGTTCTTTATTAACCCCATTTTTACTACAATTACTTACTTAATCGTCTTTGGAAAATTAGCCAATTTACCAACAGACGGAGCACCACCATTGTTATTTTATCTTGCAGGTGTTACCCTTTGGAACTACTTTTCAGGAGCATTAATTGGTACTTCAAACACATTTTCAGGAAACGCTGCCATTTTCGGAAAGGTTTATTTTCCAAGGCTTGTTACTCCTATTTCAATTGTAATTTCGAATTTGATGCGTCTTGGTGTTCAGTTCCTTTTATTCATACTTGTTTGGGCATATTATTTTTCTAAAGGAGAAATTCAGCCTAATATATGGATCCTAGCAACACCTTTTTTAGTTGTTCTTATGGCAATCTTTGCTCTAGGCGTTGGAATGATATTTTCTTCACTTACTACAAAATATAAAGACCTTGTTATGTTACTAGGTTTTGGTATAAGTTTATATATGTATGCTACTCCGGTAATCTATCCCGTGTCTTCACTTCCCGGATATTTCAAAAAGCTGGCTTATTACAATCCATTAACCGGTATTTTTGAGTGTTTCAAATACGGCTGGCTGGGTGTTGGAGATTTTTCACCAGTAATGTTGGGAATAAGCACAATCATCATTTTTGCCCTTCTAGCAATTGGAGTTGTGGTTTTCAACAAGGTAGAGAAAACATTTATGGATACTGTATAA